The following coding sequences are from one Rathayibacter sp. VKM Ac-2760 window:
- the pyrE gene encoding orotate phosphoribosyltransferase, translating to MTDARQQLIEYIGSDAVFHGDFTLTSGKKASYYVDLRRVSLDHRVAPLIGDVMLDLIAPIERVDAVGGLTMGADPIASAILHRGVLRGLEYDAFVVRKAPKDHGRGRQVEGPDLAGKRVVVVEDTSTTGGSPLAAIEALLKVGAEIAGVAVVVDRATGAREIIEGAGYPYFAAIGLADLGLS from the coding sequence GTGACCGACGCACGCCAGCAGCTCATCGAGTACATCGGCTCCGACGCCGTCTTCCACGGGGACTTCACCCTCACGAGTGGCAAGAAGGCGAGCTACTACGTCGATCTGCGCCGCGTCAGCCTCGATCACCGGGTCGCGCCGCTGATCGGCGACGTCATGCTCGACCTCATCGCCCCGATCGAGCGGGTCGACGCGGTCGGCGGCCTCACCATGGGCGCCGACCCGATCGCCTCCGCGATCCTGCACCGCGGCGTCCTCCGCGGGCTCGAGTACGACGCCTTCGTCGTGCGCAAGGCGCCCAAGGACCACGGCCGCGGCCGCCAGGTCGAGGGCCCGGATCTCGCCGGCAAGCGCGTCGTCGTCGTCGAGGACACCTCCACCACCGGCGGCTCCCCGCTCGCCGCGATCGAGGCGCTGCTGAAGGTCGGCGCCGAGATCGCCGGAGTCGCGGTCGTCGTCGACCGCGCGACCGGGGCCCGCGAGATCATCGAGGGCGCCGGCTACCCCTACTTCGCCGCGATCGGGCTGGCCGACCTCGGCCTGAGCTGA
- a CDS encoding TrmH family RNA methyltransferase, giving the protein MDEPGPSASLEATTNGVGPWVGARPDDDRLDPELLEQGDSRNVIDRFRYWRMEAIVAELDRSRHPFHVAIENWQHDMNIGSIVRSANAFGAESVHIVGRRRWNKRGAMVTDRYQHVQHHETVADLARWAAAEDVPILAIDNVPGCVPIETFALPERCVLLFGQEGPGLSEEAIAASVAVLEISQFGSTRSINASAAAAVAMHVWVLQHVRF; this is encoded by the coding sequence GTGGACGAGCCCGGTCCCTCCGCCTCCCTCGAGGCGACGACGAACGGCGTCGGCCCGTGGGTCGGCGCCCGCCCCGACGACGACCGACTCGACCCCGAGCTGCTCGAGCAGGGCGACTCGCGCAACGTGATCGACCGATTCCGCTACTGGCGGATGGAGGCGATCGTCGCCGAGCTCGACCGGTCGCGGCACCCCTTCCACGTCGCCATCGAGAACTGGCAGCACGACATGAACATCGGCTCGATCGTCCGCAGCGCGAACGCGTTCGGCGCCGAGAGCGTGCACATCGTCGGCCGGCGCCGCTGGAACAAGCGCGGGGCGATGGTGACCGACCGCTACCAGCACGTGCAGCACCACGAGACGGTCGCCGATCTGGCGCGCTGGGCCGCCGCGGAGGACGTGCCGATCCTCGCGATCGACAACGTGCCCGGCTGCGTGCCGATCGAGACGTTCGCGCTGCCGGAGCGCTGCGTGCTGCTCTTCGGGCAGGAGGGGCCCGGCCTCTCGGAGGAGGCGATCGCCGCCTCCGTCGCCGTGCTCGAGATCTCGCAGTTCGGCTCGACCCGCTCGATCAACGCCTCCGCCGCCGCGGCCGTCGCGATGCACGTCTGGGTCCTCCAGCACGTCCGCTTCTGA
- a CDS encoding DUF3151 domain-containing protein, whose protein sequence is MNGENLLGPEPTLLPDEPAVTAAVAKHANPGAVEFAALAAAHPRSPLAWALLADSVWGIDAALPSYAYARVGYHRGLDLLRTAGWRGQGPIPWRHGPNRGFLLALYALRRAAESIGETDEVARLTGFLEQADPAAIPEIERYHEDALPPTAAIVILGAD, encoded by the coding sequence ATGAATGGCGAGAACCTGCTGGGCCCCGAACCGACCCTCCTCCCGGACGAGCCCGCGGTCACCGCGGCCGTCGCCAAGCACGCGAACCCGGGAGCCGTCGAGTTCGCCGCGCTCGCCGCCGCGCACCCGCGCTCCCCGCTCGCGTGGGCGCTGCTCGCCGACAGCGTGTGGGGCATCGATGCGGCCCTCCCCTCCTACGCCTACGCTCGCGTCGGCTACCACCGCGGCCTGGACCTCCTCCGCACCGCCGGCTGGCGCGGCCAGGGCCCGATCCCGTGGCGCCACGGCCCGAACCGCGGCTTCCTGCTCGCGCTCTACGCGCTCCGCCGCGCCGCCGAGTCCATCGGCGAGACCGACGAGGTCGCCCGCCTCACCGGCTTCCTCGAGCAGGCCGACCCCGCCGCCATTCCCGAGATCGAGCGCTACCACGAGGATGCGCTGCCCCCTACCGCCGCCATCGTCATCCTGGGCGCGGACTGA
- a CDS encoding ABC transporter ATP-binding protein: MARARDTEAEMPVADETTALEPEFEPGEADGGMFGDGPPARKAQNFWPSAKRLFSLLGPERARMILVVALVSASVVLTVIAPKILGQAMDTIFNGVIGSQLPAGVPLEQIIEQQRAEGNDTFADMLSKTAIVPGEGIDFTVLGRLIIIVLLMYVVASVLMWAQGYILNGLVMRVVFGLRQDIEAKINRLPLRYFDTRQRGDVMSRVTNDVDNIQTALQQAFSQLVQSVLTIIGIAVMMFIVSWQLALIALVSIPLSAVIAGVIGARSQKLFAAQWKNTGGLNGHIEETFSGLEIVRTFGRDREMLEEFDRRNDALYSASFGAQFVSGMIMPAMTFVSYLSYVLIAVVGGLRVASGQLTLGDATAFIQYSREFTQPVTQLASMANMLQSGVASAERTFELLDADEQEPETAVDSLPERTDGHVEFQDVSFSYDPEQPLIEGLSFSAQPGQTVAIVGPTGAGKTTLVNLVMRFYELTGGRILLDGVDITRIGRGDLRSRVGMVLQDAWLFQGTIRENIRYGRLDATDDEIVDAARATMVDRFVQQLPDGYDTVLDADGGSVSAGERQLVTIARAFLANPSLLILDEATSSVDTRTELLVQHAMAALRTDRTSFVIAHRLSTIRDADTILVMESGRIVEQGAHEALLERRGAYYDLYMTQFRGGAEEGRGEKAGATRSGGVESAP; this comes from the coding sequence ATGGCACGCGCACGCGACACCGAGGCGGAGATGCCGGTCGCCGACGAGACGACCGCCCTCGAGCCCGAGTTCGAGCCCGGCGAGGCCGACGGCGGGATGTTCGGCGACGGTCCGCCCGCGCGGAAGGCGCAGAACTTCTGGCCCTCCGCCAAGCGGCTCTTCAGCCTGCTCGGCCCGGAGCGCGCCCGGATGATCCTCGTGGTCGCCCTCGTGTCGGCCTCGGTCGTGCTCACCGTCATCGCGCCAAAGATCCTCGGCCAGGCGATGGACACCATCTTCAACGGGGTGATCGGCTCGCAGCTGCCGGCCGGCGTCCCGCTCGAGCAGATCATCGAGCAGCAGCGGGCGGAGGGCAACGACACCTTCGCCGACATGCTCTCCAAGACCGCGATCGTGCCCGGCGAGGGCATCGACTTCACGGTGCTCGGCCGCCTGATCATCATCGTGCTGCTGATGTACGTCGTCGCCTCCGTGCTGATGTGGGCGCAGGGCTACATCCTCAACGGGCTCGTGATGCGGGTGGTCTTCGGACTCCGTCAGGACATCGAGGCGAAGATCAACCGCCTGCCGCTGCGCTACTTCGACACCCGCCAGCGCGGTGACGTGATGTCGCGCGTGACGAACGACGTGGACAACATCCAGACCGCGCTGCAGCAGGCCTTCTCGCAGCTCGTGCAGTCGGTGCTCACGATCATCGGCATCGCCGTGATGATGTTCATCGTCTCCTGGCAGCTCGCGCTGATCGCGCTCGTCTCGATCCCGCTGTCGGCGGTGATCGCGGGCGTGATCGGCGCCCGCTCGCAGAAGCTGTTCGCCGCGCAGTGGAAGAACACCGGCGGGCTGAACGGCCACATCGAGGAGACCTTCTCCGGACTCGAGATCGTCCGCACCTTCGGCCGCGACCGCGAGATGCTCGAGGAGTTCGACCGCCGGAACGACGCGCTCTACTCGGCCTCGTTCGGCGCCCAGTTCGTCTCGGGCATGATCATGCCGGCGATGACCTTCGTGTCCTACCTGTCCTACGTGCTGATCGCGGTCGTCGGCGGCCTGCGCGTCGCCTCCGGCCAGCTCACGCTCGGCGACGCGACCGCGTTCATCCAGTACTCGCGCGAGTTCACCCAGCCCGTGACGCAGCTCGCGAGCATGGCGAACATGCTGCAGTCGGGCGTCGCCTCGGCCGAGCGCACCTTCGAGCTGCTCGACGCCGACGAGCAGGAGCCCGAGACCGCGGTCGACTCGCTCCCCGAGCGCACCGACGGCCACGTCGAGTTCCAGGACGTCTCCTTCTCCTACGATCCGGAGCAGCCGCTGATCGAGGGGCTGAGCTTCTCGGCTCAGCCGGGTCAGACGGTCGCGATCGTCGGTCCGACCGGCGCCGGCAAGACCACGCTGGTCAACCTGGTGATGCGCTTCTACGAGCTCACCGGCGGCCGCATCCTGCTCGACGGCGTCGACATCACCCGGATCGGACGGGGCGACCTCCGCTCGCGCGTCGGCATGGTGCTGCAGGACGCCTGGCTCTTCCAGGGCACGATCCGCGAGAACATCCGCTACGGCCGCCTCGACGCCACCGACGACGAGATCGTCGACGCCGCCCGGGCGACGATGGTCGACCGCTTCGTGCAGCAGCTGCCCGACGGCTACGACACGGTGCTCGACGCCGACGGCGGCAGCGTCTCGGCCGGTGAGCGCCAGCTCGTCACGATCGCCCGCGCGTTCCTCGCCAATCCGTCGCTGCTGATCCTCGACGAGGCGACCTCCTCGGTCGACACCCGCACCGAGCTGCTCGTCCAGCACGCGATGGCCGCGCTGCGCACCGACCGCACCTCGTTCGTCATCGCGCACCGCCTGTCGACGATCCGCGACGCCGACACGATCCTGGTGATGGAGTCCGGCCGCATCGTCGAGCAGGGCGCGCACGAGGCGCTGCTCGAGCGGCGCGGTGCGTACTACGACCTCTACATGACTCAGTTCCGCGGCGGAGCCGAGGAGGGGCGGGGCGAGAAGGCCGGCGCGACGCGCTCGGGCGGGGTCGAGTCCGCGCCGTGA
- a CDS encoding HAD-IIA family hydrolase has product MATKRSEVEAWLTDMDGVLVHENQALPGAPELIQEWTDAGTPFLVLTNNSIFTPRDLAARLRASGLHVPEERIWTSALATADFCASQMPGGSAFVIGEAGITTALHEAGFIMTETAPDYVVVGETRNYSFEAITKAIRLIVGGARFIVTNPDATGPSAEGVMPATGAIAALITKATGKDPYVVGKPNPMMFRSAMNKIGAHSENTGMIGDRMDTDIVAGIEAGLHTVLVLTGISDRAEMDRYPFRPDEVLTGVHELLSADPYESEFPPDDAIL; this is encoded by the coding sequence ATGGCGACGAAGCGCAGCGAGGTCGAGGCCTGGCTCACGGACATGGACGGCGTGCTGGTGCACGAGAACCAGGCGCTCCCCGGCGCGCCCGAGCTGATCCAGGAGTGGACGGACGCCGGGACCCCGTTCCTGGTGCTCACGAACAACTCGATCTTCACGCCGCGCGACCTCGCGGCGCGGCTGCGGGCGTCGGGGCTGCACGTGCCGGAGGAGCGGATCTGGACGAGCGCGCTCGCGACGGCCGACTTCTGCGCCTCGCAGATGCCGGGCGGCAGCGCGTTCGTGATCGGCGAGGCCGGCATCACGACCGCCCTGCACGAGGCCGGCTTCATCATGACCGAGACGGCGCCCGACTACGTCGTCGTCGGCGAGACCCGCAACTACAGCTTCGAGGCGATCACCAAGGCGATCCGCCTGATCGTCGGCGGCGCCCGCTTCATCGTCACCAACCCGGACGCGACCGGCCCGAGCGCCGAGGGCGTCATGCCCGCGACCGGCGCGATCGCCGCGCTGATTACGAAGGCGACCGGCAAGGACCCGTACGTCGTCGGCAAGCCGAACCCGATGATGTTCCGCTCGGCGATGAACAAGATCGGCGCGCACAGCGAGAACACCGGCATGATCGGCGACCGGATGGACACCGACATCGTCGCCGGCATCGAGGCCGGGCTGCACACCGTCCTCGTCCTCACCGGCATCAGCGACCGCGCCGAGATGGACCGCTACCCGTTCCGCCCCGACGAGGTCCTGACCGGCGTGCACGAGCTGCTCTCGGCCGACCCGTACGAGTCGGAGTTCCCGCCGGACGACGCGATCCTCTGA
- a CDS encoding septum formation family protein encodes MVDDGGRTRGDEPGDDARPAEDARSGGGGDARPELERRLGGSDWLLEQLSGGRLKSIFDAPREPAPEERLAPTAEAEPEDEAAPEEAAPEQAAPEEALPEEAALEEHAAPTHEPASEEQAAPADETAPAEGAADTDELDPAPASPEESADARGSDTADAPPAAPASRGIWGAFSSPAEPAEPAEPTTRPDRTDQPDQPEELDQPDQSEKLDQPAEPDQPADQPVEPAPERPAAPSPRFPLGPVLPQTPAERPSAVRPSAVRPAAQEPPAPTPPVVPPAPTSVAPVLPVAPPVDLPTAPPALRGQQPEQPGPRGDRPEGATEPEPREPVAPAVYQWPDPRGGWDQPPVWEDVVAPRDEPEDDGGDEELWRETAGVYAWNLEPEAGPDGDPESSTAASHDDVAPSAEQPAAADGASAPPSTPAGAHVNAARAKRTPVRTPRPKPEKPPKPPRDPKPPRDTRPPKPRSAPNPAPAPVPSVTSVGAPSPARVRSRRRLLIGLIAVGVVLLLGAILAIGIAVGSAGDRGEPAAAPAATTAAPSEPSATPSTAPTAALPTVGPLPAGTYAWTALLGGECLQPFDTVWAEDFTVVDCATAHTGEMVAAGELTDAAFPGQDALAVSVASLCQAQGVVDVVSAEAYGDVQVSGSFPVTQEQWDAGERSYYCFVDRAGGGEMLGTLAGTPSA; translated from the coding sequence ATGGTGGACGACGGCGGCCGCACGCGCGGCGACGAGCCCGGCGACGACGCCCGGCCCGCGGAGGACGCACGCTCCGGCGGCGGCGGCGACGCCCGCCCCGAGCTCGAGCGCCGTCTCGGCGGCAGCGACTGGCTCCTCGAGCAGCTGAGCGGCGGCCGCCTGAAGAGCATCTTCGACGCGCCCCGCGAGCCGGCGCCGGAGGAGCGGCTGGCGCCCACGGCGGAGGCCGAGCCCGAGGATGAGGCCGCGCCCGAGGAGGCAGCGCCCGAGCAGGCGGCGCCCGAGGAGGCCCTGCCCGAGGAGGCCGCGCTCGAGGAGCACGCCGCGCCGACGCACGAGCCCGCGTCCGAGGAGCAGGCAGCGCCCGCCGACGAGACAGCACCTGCCGAGGGGGCAGCGGACACCGACGAGCTCGACCCGGCGCCGGCGTCGCCCGAGGAGAGCGCCGATGCTCGCGGCAGCGACACCGCCGATGCTCCGCCCGCTGCCCCAGCCTCGCGCGGCATCTGGGGTGCCTTCTCCTCCCCGGCGGAGCCTGCGGAGCCTGCCGAGCCGACCACCCGACCTGATCGGACGGATCAGCCCGACCAGCCGGAGGAGTTGGACCAGCCGGACCAGTCGGAGAAGCTCGACCAGCCCGCGGAGCCCGACCAGCCCGCCGATCAGCCCGTGGAGCCCGCTCCCGAGCGCCCGGCGGCGCCCTCGCCGCGCTTCCCGCTCGGCCCCGTGCTCCCGCAGACCCCTGCCGAGCGCCCCTCCGCCGTCCGGCCCTCCGCCGTCCGCCCCGCTGCCCAGGAGCCGCCCGCCCCGACGCCCCCGGTCGTGCCGCCCGCGCCGACCTCCGTCGCTCCCGTCCTGCCCGTCGCGCCGCCGGTCGATCTCCCGACCGCGCCGCCCGCTCTGCGCGGGCAGCAGCCGGAGCAGCCCGGCCCCCGCGGCGACCGCCCCGAGGGCGCGACCGAGCCCGAGCCGCGCGAGCCCGTCGCTCCCGCCGTCTACCAGTGGCCCGACCCCCGCGGGGGCTGGGACCAGCCTCCGGTCTGGGAGGACGTCGTCGCCCCGCGCGACGAGCCCGAGGACGACGGCGGCGACGAGGAGCTCTGGCGCGAGACCGCCGGCGTCTACGCCTGGAACCTCGAGCCGGAAGCCGGCCCCGACGGCGATCCCGAGTCGTCCACCGCCGCATCCCACGACGACGTCGCGCCGAGCGCCGAGCAGCCCGCCGCCGCGGACGGCGCCTCCGCCCCGCCCAGCACCCCTGCCGGCGCGCACGTCAACGCCGCCCGCGCCAAGCGCACGCCCGTGCGCACGCCCCGCCCCAAGCCCGAGAAGCCCCCGAAGCCCCCGAGGGACCCGAAGCCGCCGAGGGACACCAGGCCCCCGAAGCCGCGGAGCGCTCCGAACCCCGCGCCCGCCCCGGTCCCGTCCGTCACGAGCGTCGGCGCACCCTCCCCGGCCCGGGTGCGGAGCAGGCGGCGCCTCCTGATCGGCCTGATCGCCGTCGGCGTCGTGCTGCTGCTCGGCGCGATCCTCGCGATCGGCATCGCCGTCGGCTCGGCCGGCGACCGTGGCGAGCCGGCCGCCGCCCCCGCGGCGACCACCGCCGCTCCGTCCGAGCCGAGCGCGACGCCGAGCACCGCTCCCACCGCGGCGCTGCCCACCGTCGGCCCGCTGCCCGCCGGCACCTACGCCTGGACGGCGCTGCTCGGCGGGGAGTGCCTCCAGCCGTTCGACACCGTCTGGGCCGAGGACTTCACCGTCGTCGACTGCGCCACTGCGCACACCGGCGAGATGGTCGCCGCCGGCGAGCTGACCGATGCCGCGTTCCCGGGTCAGGACGCCCTCGCCGTCTCCGTCGCCTCGCTCTGCCAGGCGCAGGGCGTCGTCGACGTCGTGAGCGCCGAGGCGTACGGCGACGTGCAGGTCTCCGGCTCGTTCCCGGTCACGCAGGAGCAGTGGGACGCGGGCGAGCGCAGCTACTACTGCTTCGTCGACCGCGCCGGCGGCGGCGAGATGCTCGGCACGCTCGCCGGCACGCCGTCGGCCTGA